A single region of the Kineosporiaceae bacterium SCSIO 59966 genome encodes:
- the miaB gene encoding tRNA (N6-isopentenyl adenosine(37)-C2)-methylthiotransferase MiaB, translated as MTTPRSYTVRTFGCQMNVHDSERLAGLLEDAGYVPATDPDAADVVVLNTCAVRENADNKLYGNLGHLAPRKAGRPGMQIAVGGCLAQKDRDTIVRRAPWVDVVFGTHNIGSLPALLERARHNAEAQVEILEALEVFPSTLPTKRDSTSSGWVSISVGCNNTCTFCIVPSLRGKEKDRRPGDVLAEVQALVDDGAVEVTLLGQNVNTYGVEFGDREAFGKLLRACGTIDGLERVRFTSPHPAAFTDDVIAAMAETHNVMPQLHMPLQSGSDRVLRAMRRSYRSARFLDILDRVRARIPDAAITTDIIVGFPGETEEDFQATLDVVEQARFAQAFTFQYSRRPGTPAADLPDQLPKTVVQERYERLVALQEQISWEENRAQEGRELEVLVSVGEGRKDDATARLTGRARDGRLVHFALGDAAEVPRPGDVVTVRVDYGAPHHLVADGGVIALRRTRAGDAWDRRQADTCGVPATAAAGAAAGGPVPLGLPTLRH; from the coding sequence ATGACGACCCCCCGCAGCTACACCGTGCGCACCTTCGGGTGCCAGATGAACGTCCACGACTCCGAGCGCCTCGCCGGCCTGCTCGAGGACGCCGGGTACGTGCCGGCGACCGACCCGGACGCCGCGGACGTCGTCGTCCTCAACACCTGCGCCGTCCGGGAGAACGCGGACAACAAGCTCTACGGCAACCTCGGCCACCTCGCCCCGCGCAAGGCCGGCCGGCCGGGGATGCAGATCGCCGTCGGCGGCTGCCTGGCCCAGAAGGACCGCGACACGATCGTGCGGCGCGCCCCGTGGGTCGACGTCGTCTTCGGCACGCACAACATCGGCTCGCTGCCGGCGTTGCTCGAGCGGGCCCGGCACAACGCGGAGGCCCAGGTCGAGATCCTCGAGGCGCTCGAGGTGTTCCCCTCCACCCTGCCGACCAAGCGCGACAGCACGTCGTCCGGGTGGGTGTCGATCAGTGTCGGCTGCAACAACACCTGCACGTTCTGCATCGTGCCGTCGCTGCGCGGCAAGGAGAAGGACCGCCGGCCCGGGGACGTCCTCGCCGAGGTGCAGGCGCTCGTCGACGACGGCGCCGTCGAGGTCACCCTGCTCGGGCAGAACGTCAACACCTACGGCGTCGAGTTCGGCGACCGGGAGGCGTTCGGCAAGCTGCTGCGCGCCTGCGGCACCATCGACGGCCTCGAACGGGTCCGGTTCACCAGCCCCCACCCGGCGGCGTTCACCGACGACGTCATCGCCGCCATGGCCGAGACCCACAACGTCATGCCGCAGCTGCACATGCCGCTGCAGTCCGGCTCGGACCGGGTGCTGCGCGCGATGCGCCGCTCCTACCGGTCGGCGCGGTTCCTCGACATCCTCGACCGGGTGCGGGCGCGCATCCCGGACGCCGCGATCACCACCGACATCATCGTCGGGTTCCCGGGCGAGACAGAGGAGGACTTCCAGGCCACCCTGGACGTCGTGGAGCAGGCCAGGTTTGCCCAGGCCTTCACTTTTCAGTACTCCCGCCGACCGGGGACGCCGGCCGCCGACCTGCCGGACCAGCTCCCGAAGACGGTGGTCCAGGAGCGCTACGAGCGGCTCGTCGCCCTGCAGGAGCAGATCTCCTGGGAGGAGAACCGGGCTCAGGAGGGGCGGGAGCTCGAGGTGCTCGTCTCGGTGGGAGAGGGGCGCAAGGACGACGCCACCGCGCGGCTGACCGGCCGGGCCCGCGACGGTCGGCTCGTGCACTTCGCGCTCGGTGACGCCGCCGAGGTGCCGCGGCCCGGCGACGTCGTCACCGTTCGGGTCGACTACGGCGCTCCGCACCACCTTGTTGCCGACGGCGGGGTCATCGCGCTGCGCCGAACCCGGGCCGGGGACGCGTGGGACCGGCGGCAGGCCGACACCTGCGGCGTCCCGGCGACCGCGGCAGCGGGTGCCGCGGCGGGAGGTCCGGTCCCGCTGGGGCTGCCCACGCTGCGCCACTGA
- a CDS encoding amino acid ABC transporter ATP-binding protein, with translation MSEPLVVLEKVNKHFGDLHVLKDIDLTVHRGEVVVVIGPSGSGKSTLCRAINRLEPIESGRITLDGVPLPEEGKDLARLRADVGMVFQSFNLFAHKTVLENVTLGPLKVRRQKKDAVEQRARQLLERVGVADQADKYPAQLSGGQQQRVAIARALAMDPKVMLFDEPTSALDPEMINEVLDVMTNLAQEGMTMIVVTHEMGFARRAANRVVFMAGGEIVETSTPDEFFTNPQSPRAQDFLSKILTH, from the coding sequence ATGTCCGAGCCCCTCGTCGTGCTGGAGAAGGTCAACAAGCACTTCGGCGACCTGCACGTCCTCAAGGACATCGACCTCACCGTGCACCGTGGTGAGGTGGTCGTCGTCATCGGCCCGTCGGGGTCCGGCAAGTCCACGCTGTGCCGAGCCATCAACCGGCTCGAACCCATCGAGTCCGGCCGGATCACCCTGGACGGCGTGCCGCTGCCGGAGGAGGGCAAGGACCTCGCCCGGCTGCGCGCGGACGTCGGCATGGTGTTCCAGTCCTTCAACCTGTTCGCCCACAAGACCGTGCTGGAGAACGTGACGCTCGGTCCGCTGAAGGTGCGACGGCAGAAGAAGGACGCCGTCGAGCAGCGGGCCCGCCAGCTCCTCGAGCGCGTCGGCGTGGCCGACCAGGCGGACAAGTACCCGGCCCAGCTCTCCGGCGGCCAGCAGCAGCGCGTCGCGATCGCCCGGGCCCTGGCCATGGACCCCAAGGTGATGCTCTTCGACGAGCCCACGTCGGCACTCGACCCCGAGATGATCAACGAGGTGCTCGACGTCATGACGAACCTCGCCCAGGAGGGCATGACCATGATCGTCGTCACCCACGAGATGGGGTTCGCCCGCCGCGCGGCGAACCGCGTCGTGTTCATGGCCGGCGGCGAGATCGTCGAGACCAGCACCCCCGACGAGTTCTTCACCAATCCTCAGTCCCCGCGGGCGCAGGACTTCCTGTCGAAGATCCTGACCCACTGA
- a CDS encoding glutamate ABC transporter substrate-binding protein, producing MRFRRSTFAAGLAVAALTLSACGGGEDEPVTEVEESPEFEAGTTMAELAEADSITIGTKFDQPLFGLRGPSGDPEGFDVEIGKLIAAELGIEPENIEWVETVSANRESFIEEGRVDIVVATYTINDARKERVDFAGPYFVAGQTLLVLEENTDINGPEDLAGKTVCTVEGSTPAENIRENFPEAELSLTDAYGNCLEPLRNGQVDAVTTDNVILSGFVDQNPGEFKIVGEPFTEEPYGIGLQKGDDAFRDFINDVLEESYENGAWAEAWEKTAGTVLETPEPPAVDRY from the coding sequence ATGCGGTTCCGTCGCAGCACTTTCGCCGCCGGCCTGGCCGTCGCGGCCCTGACCCTGTCCGCCTGCGGAGGCGGGGAGGACGAGCCCGTCACCGAGGTGGAGGAGAGCCCCGAGTTCGAGGCCGGCACCACCATGGCCGAGCTCGCCGAGGCCGACTCCATCACCATCGGCACGAAGTTCGACCAGCCGCTGTTCGGCCTGCGCGGCCCCAGCGGTGACCCGGAGGGCTTCGACGTCGAGATCGGCAAGCTCATCGCCGCCGAGCTGGGCATCGAGCCGGAGAACATCGAGTGGGTCGAGACCGTCTCGGCCAACCGTGAGTCGTTCATCGAGGAGGGCCGCGTCGACATCGTCGTCGCCACCTACACGATCAACGACGCCCGCAAGGAGCGGGTCGACTTCGCCGGCCCGTACTTCGTCGCCGGCCAGACCCTCCTCGTGCTCGAGGAGAACACCGACATCAACGGCCCGGAGGACCTGGCCGGCAAGACCGTCTGCACCGTGGAGGGCTCGACCCCGGCGGAGAACATCCGGGAGAACTTCCCCGAGGCGGAGCTGTCGCTCACCGACGCCTACGGCAACTGCCTCGAGCCGCTGCGCAACGGCCAGGTGGACGCCGTGACGACGGACAACGTCATCCTGTCCGGCTTCGTGGACCAGAACCCCGGTGAGTTCAAGATCGTCGGGGAGCCCTTCACCGAGGAGCCGTACGGCATCGGCCTGCAGAAGGGCGACGACGCCTTCCGCGACTTCATCAACGACGTCCTCGAGGAGTCCTACGAGAACGGCGCCTGGGCGGAGGCCTGGGAGAAGACCGCGGGCACCGTCCTGGAGACCCCGGAGCCGCCGGCGGTCGACCGGTACTGA
- a CDS encoding amino acid ABC transporter permease, producing the protein MDAIIDNADLYWEGFTTTLSLAVVSGALALVLGTVLGAFRVSPIPPLRLAGAWYVETVRNTPLTVVFFFTVFVMPQVGIQVPFYSSAVVALTVYTAAFVCEAVRSGVNSVGVGQAEAARSIGLTFGQSLRHIILPQAFRTVIPPLINIFIALTKNTSVAGGFFVAELFNVGRRLSNSLSDQVPWVLLGVALFYLLITIPAGVLAGWAERKAAFAR; encoded by the coding sequence GTGGACGCCATCATCGACAACGCCGACCTGTACTGGGAAGGCTTCACGACGACGCTGAGCCTGGCGGTCGTGTCCGGTGCCCTGGCCCTGGTGCTGGGCACCGTGCTCGGGGCGTTCCGCGTCTCGCCCATCCCGCCGTTGCGGCTCGCCGGCGCCTGGTACGTCGAGACGGTCCGCAACACCCCGCTGACGGTGGTGTTCTTCTTCACCGTCTTCGTCATGCCGCAGGTCGGCATCCAGGTGCCGTTCTACTCCTCGGCGGTCGTCGCCCTGACCGTCTACACCGCGGCGTTCGTCTGCGAGGCGGTCCGCTCCGGGGTGAACTCGGTCGGGGTGGGGCAGGCGGAGGCGGCCCGCTCCATCGGCCTGACGTTCGGCCAGTCGCTGCGTCACATCATCCTGCCGCAGGCGTTCCGCACGGTCATCCCGCCGCTCATCAACATCTTCATCGCGCTGACCAAGAACACGTCGGTGGCTGGCGGGTTCTTCGTCGCGGAGCTGTTCAACGTCGGGCGCCGGCTGTCGAACTCGCTGTCCGACCAGGTCCCCTGGGTGCTGCTCGGGGTCGCCCTGTTCTACCTGCTCATCACGATCCCGGCCGGCGTCCTCGCCGGCTGGGCGGAGCGGAAGGCGGCGTTCGCCCGATGA
- a CDS encoding amino acid ABC transporter permease produces the protein MSSVLYDEPGPRTRRLIQVGTVAGALVLAGVAAFVLVQFSSRGLFDADRWDIFVERTDVWEFLGRGLLATLQAAATGAVLAGVLAVVLAVLRMSRNGFVRRTTAVVIELFRGLPVVLLMLAGALLLPVSLFWAVVIGLTIYNAAVMGEILRAGILSLPKGQTEAAYAIGLTHFQTLRMILLPQAVRQMLPSLVSQLVVLLKDTSLGYIVGYLELLRSVQNLRDFFGNRYLFSVFFVAAAIYITVNFLVSRLAVLTERVLSRSRSGGGGDVAPVNLDEGTRDGGVDTRGGSAPTATSQSRSPGTRERQ, from the coding sequence ATGAGCTCGGTCCTGTACGACGAGCCCGGCCCCCGCACCCGCCGGCTGATCCAGGTCGGCACCGTCGCCGGTGCCCTGGTGCTGGCCGGTGTCGCCGCCTTCGTCCTCGTCCAGTTCAGCTCTCGCGGGCTCTTCGACGCCGACCGCTGGGACATCTTCGTCGAGCGGACCGACGTGTGGGAGTTCCTCGGCCGGGGGCTGCTCGCCACGCTGCAGGCGGCCGCCACCGGCGCGGTGCTCGCCGGCGTCCTCGCCGTCGTGCTGGCCGTGCTGCGGATGTCGCGCAACGGGTTCGTCCGGCGTACCACCGCGGTGGTCATCGAGCTGTTTCGCGGGCTGCCGGTCGTGCTGCTCATGCTCGCCGGCGCGCTGCTGCTGCCGGTGTCGCTGTTCTGGGCCGTCGTCATCGGGCTGACGATCTACAACGCCGCCGTGATGGGCGAGATCCTGCGGGCCGGCATCCTGTCGCTGCCGAAGGGCCAGACGGAGGCGGCGTACGCGATCGGGCTCACCCACTTCCAGACGCTGCGGATGATCCTGCTGCCGCAGGCGGTCCGGCAGATGCTGCCGTCCCTGGTCAGCCAGCTCGTCGTGCTGCTCAAGGACACCTCACTCGGCTACATCGTCGGCTACCTGGAGCTGCTGCGGTCGGTGCAGAACCTGCGCGACTTCTTCGGCAACCGGTACCTGTTCTCGGTCTTCTTCGTCGCCGCCGCCATCTACATCACGGTGAACTTCCTCGTCTCCCGGCTGGCGGTGCTCACCGAGCGGGTGCTGTCCCGCTCGCGCAGCGGTGGCGGCGGGGACGTCGCCCCGGTGAACCTCGACGAGGGCACCCGGGACGGCGGGGTGGACACCAGGGGCGGGTCCGCCCCCACCGCTACGTCGCAGTCGCGGTCGCCCGGGACTCGCGAACGACAGTGA
- the rny gene encoding ribonuclease Y yields the protein MADLAGIVVLVLGLLVAAALTVLARREARALHARAEREVAEAHARAQELLTETRTERERADRELAARERRLAQREARLVEAVNRLDADRLELEQARRRLEADQAAARRDAEEQRAALDAEEAERRAAWKVADEARRTELERVAGLTAEQARAEVVSEVRDSARLEALGTVRRIEEEARRDGEAIARRIVADAVQRVASDQTAESVVSVVHLPNDEMKGRIIGREGRNIRHFEAVTGVNLVVDDAPGAVLLSCFDPVRRERARLALEALVADGRIHPGRIEAAVEAADADLARAIERAGARAVEQAGVTGLHPELVRTLGALHLRTSYGQNVLAHLVESAHLAGVMAAELGVDVALVKRCALLHDIGKALTHEAEGTHAAVGAELARRYGESDDVVHAIAAHHDEVPPQTVEAVLTQAADACSGGRPGARREALETYVERLHRLEEIAGSRPGVEKVYAMSAGREVRVMVRPEEVDDLAADLLARDIARQVTEELTYPGQIRITVVRESRATATAT from the coding sequence GTGGCGGATCTCGCCGGGATCGTCGTCCTCGTCCTGGGACTGCTCGTCGCCGCTGCCCTCACCGTGCTGGCCCGGCGGGAGGCACGGGCCCTGCACGCTCGCGCCGAGCGCGAGGTCGCCGAGGCCCACGCCCGGGCGCAGGAGCTGCTCACCGAGACCCGCACCGAGCGTGAGCGTGCCGACCGCGAGCTCGCCGCCCGGGAGCGTCGGCTCGCCCAGCGGGAGGCCCGGCTCGTCGAGGCGGTCAACCGGCTCGACGCCGACCGCCTCGAGCTGGAGCAGGCCCGTCGCCGGCTCGAGGCCGACCAGGCCGCGGCCCGCCGGGACGCCGAGGAGCAGCGCGCGGCCCTGGACGCCGAGGAGGCCGAGCGGCGCGCCGCCTGGAAGGTCGCCGACGAGGCGCGGCGCACCGAGCTCGAGCGCGTCGCCGGACTGACCGCCGAGCAGGCCCGGGCCGAGGTCGTCTCCGAGGTGCGGGACTCCGCTCGCCTCGAGGCGCTCGGCACGGTCCGCCGGATCGAGGAGGAGGCCCGGCGCGACGGGGAGGCGATCGCCCGTCGGATCGTGGCGGACGCCGTCCAGCGGGTCGCCTCGGACCAGACCGCCGAGTCCGTCGTCAGCGTCGTCCACCTGCCGAACGACGAGATGAAGGGACGGATCATCGGCCGGGAGGGCCGCAACATCCGGCACTTCGAGGCCGTCACCGGTGTCAACCTCGTCGTCGACGACGCGCCCGGTGCGGTCCTGCTCTCCTGCTTCGACCCGGTGCGCCGCGAGCGGGCCCGGTTGGCGCTGGAGGCCCTCGTCGCCGACGGCCGGATCCACCCCGGCCGGATCGAGGCGGCCGTCGAGGCCGCGGACGCCGACCTCGCCCGGGCCATCGAGCGGGCCGGTGCCCGCGCCGTCGAGCAGGCCGGGGTCACCGGGCTGCACCCGGAGCTCGTCCGCACCCTCGGCGCCCTGCACCTGCGCACCTCCTACGGGCAGAACGTGCTCGCGCACCTCGTCGAGAGCGCCCACCTCGCCGGCGTGATGGCCGCCGAGCTCGGGGTCGACGTCGCCCTGGTCAAGCGCTGCGCGCTGCTGCACGACATCGGCAAGGCGCTCACCCACGAGGCCGAGGGCACGCACGCCGCCGTCGGCGCCGAGCTGGCGCGTCGCTACGGGGAGTCGGACGACGTCGTGCACGCCATCGCCGCCCACCACGACGAGGTGCCGCCGCAGACGGTCGAGGCGGTGCTGACCCAGGCCGCGGACGCCTGCTCCGGCGGGCGGCCGGGCGCCCGCCGCGAGGCCCTGGAGACCTACGTCGAGCGGCTGCACCGGCTCGAGGAGATCGCCGGGTCCCGGCCGGGGGTGGAGAAGGTCTACGCGATGTCCGCCGGCCGTGAGGTCCGGGTGATGGTCCGCCCCGAGGAGGTCGACGACCTCGCCGCGGACCTGCTGGCCCGCGACATCGCCCGCCAGGTCACCGAGGAGCTCACCTACCCGGGGCAGATCCGGATCACTGTCGTTCGCGAGTCCCGGGCGACCGCGACTGCGACGTAG
- a CDS encoding RecX family transcriptional regulator — translation MARRDVPEDVADRVLDRFEEVRLVDDAEYARTWVRSRSAGKGLARRALAQELRHRGVDDDTVREALDELEPDDELRTARALVERRLPATRGLDRERRIRRLASMLARKGYPPGTAIAVVRDALAAEAQTSAGEDPGAGLAHDAGNAGEAGEAFGPDHPPGLAADDG, via the coding sequence ATGGCCCGCCGCGACGTCCCGGAGGACGTCGCCGACAGGGTGCTCGACCGGTTCGAGGAGGTGCGCCTCGTCGACGACGCCGAGTACGCCCGGACGTGGGTGCGGTCCCGTTCGGCGGGCAAGGGCCTGGCCCGCCGGGCCCTGGCCCAGGAGCTCCGCCACCGCGGGGTCGACGACGACACGGTCCGGGAGGCGCTCGACGAGCTCGAGCCGGACGACGAGCTGCGCACTGCCCGGGCCCTCGTCGAGCGCCGGCTGCCGGCCACCCGGGGGCTCGACCGGGAGCGGCGTATCCGGCGCCTCGCCTCGATGCTCGCCCGCAAGGGCTACCCGCCGGGGACGGCGATCGCGGTCGTCCGGGACGCTCTCGCCGCGGAGGCGCAGACGTCGGCCGGCGAGGACCCCGGTGCCGGCCTGGCCCACGACGCGGGCAACGCCGGTGAGGCCGGCGAGGCCTTCGGTCCGGACCATCCGCCGGGTCTGGCCGCCGACGACGGGTGA
- the recA gene encoding recombinase RecA — protein MPAPADREKALDTALAQIDRQFGKGSVMRLGDDVRPPVEVIPTGSIALDVALGIGGLPRGRVVEIYGPESSGKTTVALHAVANAQKAGGIAAFIDAEHALDPEYAKKLGVDTDALLVSQPDTGEQALEIADMLIRSGALDVIVIDSVAALVPRAEIEGEMGDSHVGLQARLMSQALRKITGALSHSKTTAIFINQLREKIGVMFGSPETTTGGKALKFYASIRLDVRRIETLKDGSEPVGNRTRIKVVKNKMSPPFKQAEFDILYGVGISREGGLIDMGVEQGFVRKSGAWYTYEGDQLGQGKENARAFLRDNPDLADELEKKIKEKLGVGPRLDAPADAPVDPPVDF, from the coding sequence ATGCCCGCTCCCGCAGACCGTGAGAAGGCGCTCGACACCGCTCTCGCGCAGATCGACCGACAGTTCGGTAAGGGCTCCGTCATGCGCCTCGGCGACGACGTGCGTCCTCCGGTCGAGGTCATCCCCACCGGGTCGATCGCCCTCGACGTCGCTCTCGGCATCGGCGGCCTGCCCCGCGGCCGGGTCGTGGAGATCTACGGCCCGGAGTCCAGCGGCAAGACGACCGTCGCCCTCCACGCGGTCGCCAACGCGCAGAAGGCCGGCGGTATCGCGGCCTTCATCGACGCCGAGCACGCCCTGGACCCGGAGTACGCGAAGAAGCTCGGTGTCGACACCGACGCCCTCCTGGTCTCTCAGCCGGACACCGGCGAGCAGGCCCTGGAGATCGCGGACATGCTGATCCGCTCCGGGGCGCTCGACGTCATCGTCATCGACTCGGTGGCCGCGCTCGTGCCCCGCGCGGAGATCGAGGGCGAGATGGGGGACAGCCACGTCGGGCTGCAGGCCCGGCTCATGTCCCAGGCGCTGCGGAAGATCACCGGCGCGCTGAGCCACTCCAAGACCACCGCCATCTTCATCAACCAGCTGCGCGAGAAGATCGGTGTGATGTTCGGTTCCCCCGAGACCACGACCGGGGGCAAGGCGCTGAAGTTCTACGCATCGATCCGGCTGGACGTCCGCCGGATCGAGACGCTCAAGGACGGCAGCGAGCCGGTCGGCAACCGGACCCGCATCAAGGTCGTGAAGAACAAGATGTCGCCGCCGTTCAAGCAGGCGGAGTTCGACATCCTCTACGGCGTCGGCATCTCCCGGGAGGGTGGTCTGATCGACATGGGTGTCGAGCAGGGCTTCGTGCGCAAGTCCGGCGCCTGGTACACCTACGAGGGCGACCAGCTCGGGCAGGGCAAGGAGAACGCCCGCGCCTTCCTGCGGGACAACCCCGACCTCGCCGACGAGCTGGAGAAGAAGATCAAGGAGAAGCTCGGCGTCGGGCCGCGTCTCGACGCGCCGGCTGACGCGCCGGTCGACCCGCCGGTCGACTTCTGA
- a CDS encoding pyridoxamine 5'-phosphate oxidase family protein, with translation MTIPVPLEDLAEALADRPWAYLMTVSDDARVHVVAVVPELTAAGLRVAEPGRRTRANAGARPDVTLAYPPAEPEGFTLVVDGTATADEDGPLVVRPSSAVLHRPAPVPSQDSSSRSSRRPVT, from the coding sequence GTGACCATCCCCGTCCCGCTCGAGGACCTCGCCGAAGCGCTCGCCGACCGCCCGTGGGCCTATCTCATGACGGTCTCCGACGACGCCCGGGTGCACGTGGTCGCCGTCGTCCCCGAGCTCACCGCAGCCGGGTTGCGGGTGGCCGAGCCCGGACGCCGGACCCGCGCCAACGCCGGCGCCCGCCCCGACGTCACCCTCGCCTACCCCCCTGCCGAGCCCGAGGGCTTCACCCTCGTCGTCGACGGCACCGCCACTGCCGACGAGGACGGGCCCCTCGTCGTCCGGCCCTCCTCGGCCGTCCTGCACCGACCGGCGCCGGTCCCCTCTCAGGACAGCAGCAGCCGCTCCAGCCGCCGGCCGGTGACGTAG
- a CDS encoding ABC transporter permease translates to MARTLVERNLRAFRHGWITLVSGFFEPVFYLFSLGVGLGSLVGAVTTDSGAEVPYAAFVAPALLAASAMNGAVYDSTFNVFFKLKYAKLYDSVLATPLGPRDVAVGEISWALLRGQVYAVAFLVVVAVAGLVESWWALLALPAATLIGFAFAGVGMAATTFMRSWVDFDYVQLAILPMFLFSATFFPLSTYPDSLQLVVQATPLYHGVALVRDVMIGQLHVGLLGHVAYLVVMGLVGFYVTGRRLERLLLS, encoded by the coding sequence ATGGCCCGCACCCTCGTCGAGCGCAACCTGCGCGCCTTCCGGCACGGCTGGATCACCTTGGTGTCCGGGTTCTTCGAGCCGGTCTTCTACCTGTTCTCCCTCGGGGTGGGGCTCGGCTCCCTCGTCGGCGCCGTGACGACCGACTCCGGCGCCGAGGTGCCCTACGCCGCGTTCGTCGCCCCGGCGCTGCTTGCCGCCTCGGCGATGAACGGCGCGGTCTACGACTCCACTTTCAACGTCTTCTTCAAGCTGAAGTACGCCAAGCTCTACGACTCGGTGCTGGCCACCCCGCTCGGTCCGCGTGACGTCGCGGTCGGGGAGATCAGCTGGGCGCTGCTGCGCGGCCAGGTGTACGCGGTGGCGTTCCTCGTCGTCGTGGCGGTGGCGGGTCTGGTCGAGTCCTGGTGGGCGTTGCTCGCGCTGCCCGCCGCCACCCTCATCGGGTTCGCGTTCGCCGGCGTCGGCATGGCCGCGACGACGTTCATGCGCAGCTGGGTCGACTTCGACTACGTCCAGCTCGCCATCCTGCCGATGTTCCTGTTCTCCGCGACGTTCTTCCCGCTGTCGACGTACCCGGACTCGCTCCAGCTCGTCGTGCAGGCCACGCCGCTGTACCACGGGGTGGCGCTCGTGCGCGACGTCATGATCGGCCAGCTGCACGTCGGCCTGCTCGGCCACGTCGCGTACCTCGTCGTCATGGGGCTGGTCGGGTTCTACGTCACCGGCCGGCGGCTGGAGCGGCTGCTGCTGTCCTGA
- a CDS encoding ABC transporter permease: MWPRALSYWLLNYRRTWRGSVVSSFLTPLLFLAAMGFGLATLVDRGPNDALGVPYVSFIAPGVLAATAMQTAVGESTFSVMGAIKWQRQYHAMLAGPMGVTDVLVGHLVYVALRVLVTSAVFLLVAGALGVLLSWWVVLALPVAVLTGMAFATPVFAFAATTESDAGFNVLFRFVVMPLFLFSGTFFPISQLPGVLQPVAWFTPLWHGVSASRALSLGTAEVLPVLGHVLVLAVWTAGGFLLARRAFRSRLEV, from the coding sequence ATGTGGCCGCGGGCGCTGTCCTACTGGCTGCTGAACTACCGGCGGACCTGGCGCGGGTCGGTGGTGTCGAGCTTCCTCACCCCGCTGCTGTTCCTCGCCGCGATGGGCTTCGGGCTGGCCACCCTCGTCGACCGCGGCCCGAACGACGCGCTGGGGGTCCCGTACGTCTCCTTCATCGCCCCCGGGGTCCTCGCCGCCACCGCGATGCAGACCGCCGTGGGGGAGTCCACGTTCAGCGTCATGGGCGCGATCAAGTGGCAGCGGCAGTACCACGCCATGCTCGCCGGCCCGATGGGTGTCACCGACGTGCTCGTCGGCCACCTCGTCTACGTCGCGCTGCGGGTGCTGGTGACCAGCGCGGTGTTCCTCCTCGTCGCCGGGGCCCTCGGGGTGCTCCTGTCATGGTGGGTGGTGCTCGCCCTGCCGGTCGCCGTCCTCACCGGGATGGCCTTCGCGACCCCGGTGTTCGCGTTCGCCGCCACCACCGAGTCCGACGCCGGGTTCAACGTGCTGTTCCGGTTCGTCGTCATGCCCCTGTTCCTGTTCTCCGGCACGTTCTTCCCGATCAGCCAGCTGCCCGGCGTTCTGCAGCCGGTCGCCTGGTTCACCCCGCTGTGGCACGGGGTGTCGGCGAGCCGGGCGCTGTCCCTGGGGACCGCGGAGGTGCTGCCGGTGCTCGGTCACGTGCTCGTCCTGGCGGTGTGGACGGCGGGCGGCTTCCTCCTCGCCCGGCGCGCCTTCCGCTCGCGGCTGGAGGTGTGA